A portion of the Gemmatimonadaceae bacterium genome contains these proteins:
- a CDS encoding ABC-F family ATP-binding cassette domain-containing protein yields the protein MTLLSLSNVGVSFGATELFKNITFTVAEGERWGIIGRNGAGKTSIFRLITGELEPTVGSVARKPGLRWALLDQHRAFEGATTVWEAGAAAWREVIALEKRIAQQAIELGELGERVSDAFLEKFGHDQERFSDLGGYIYHARVDAVLQGLGFDAEESKTRLVSTLSGGERGRVGLAAQLIAPADLLLLDEPTNHLDLDTTTWLQQWLGEADETVIVVSHDRAFMDAICTHILHVEGRTSESYKGNYSQFVPQRAERRLTRDREIEKQRAYVKKEEEYIRRNIAGVNSFQAKGKRKRLERLPRLAPPPGDPAAMDLTFEVDERGGDQVIAVKDLTVEVPGRVLVQDFTGVLRRNDFIALIGPNGAGKSSFISTIIGDREPASGEVKIGGSITPAWFRQDLSDLPLRKTLYDAIQDQRPLWSRGQIQNCLGAFGFSGDDVQREIGTLSGGERARVALALMTLAHANLLILDEPTNHLDVENIEALEDALEEYDGSVLLVSHDRAFLREVATRVWAFDGTHVRDFDGPFVEWEADRVRRAAKA from the coding sequence GTGACTCTTCTCTCGCTATCCAATGTCGGCGTCTCGTTCGGCGCCACCGAACTGTTCAAGAACATCACCTTCACCGTCGCCGAGGGCGAGCGCTGGGGTATCATCGGGCGCAACGGCGCCGGCAAGACGTCGATCTTCCGGCTGATCACCGGCGAGCTCGAACCAACGGTGGGCAGCGTGGCGCGCAAACCTGGCCTCCGCTGGGCACTGCTCGACCAGCACCGCGCATTCGAGGGCGCCACGACCGTCTGGGAAGCGGGTGCGGCTGCATGGCGCGAGGTCATCGCCCTGGAAAAACGCATCGCCCAGCAGGCGATCGAACTGGGTGAGCTGGGCGAGCGCGTCAGCGACGCCTTCCTCGAAAAATTCGGGCACGACCAGGAGCGCTTTTCGGACCTGGGCGGCTACATCTATCACGCGCGCGTCGACGCAGTGCTACAGGGGTTGGGCTTCGATGCCGAGGAGTCGAAGACGCGTCTCGTGTCGACGCTCTCGGGCGGCGAGCGCGGCCGCGTCGGACTCGCGGCGCAGCTCATTGCGCCGGCCGACTTGCTGCTGCTCGACGAACCCACGAACCACCTGGATCTCGATACGACGACGTGGCTCCAGCAATGGCTCGGCGAAGCCGACGAGACGGTCATCGTCGTGTCGCACGACCGCGCCTTCATGGACGCCATCTGCACGCACATCCTGCACGTGGAAGGGCGTACGAGCGAGTCGTACAAGGGCAACTACAGCCAGTTCGTCCCGCAGCGCGCGGAGCGACGTCTCACGCGCGATCGCGAGATCGAGAAGCAGCGCGCGTACGTCAAGAAGGAAGAGGAGTACATCCGGCGCAACATCGCGGGCGTCAACTCGTTTCAGGCGAAGGGCAAGCGCAAGCGACTCGAACGTCTGCCGCGGCTCGCGCCTCCACCCGGCGATCCGGCCGCGATGGATCTCACATTCGAGGTTGATGAACGCGGCGGCGATCAGGTGATCGCGGTGAAGGATCTCACGGTCGAGGTACCGGGCCGCGTGCTCGTCCAAGACTTCACCGGCGTGCTGCGGCGGAACGACTTCATCGCGCTCATCGGGCCGAACGGCGCGGGCAAGTCATCGTTCATCTCGACCATCATCGGCGACCGGGAGCCGGCGAGCGGCGAGGTAAAAATCGGCGGATCGATCACGCCCGCGTGGTTTCGTCAGGACTTGAGCGACCTCCCGCTTCGAAAGACGTTGTACGACGCCATCCAGGATCAGCGTCCGCTCTGGAGCCGCGGCCAGATACAAAATTGTCTCGGCGCGTTCGGGTTCAGCGGCGACGACGTGCAACGCGAGATCGGCACGCTCAGCGGCGGTGAGCGCGCGCGTGTTGCACTCGCCCTCATGACGCTCGCGCATGCCAACCTCCTCATCCTCGACGAGCCGACGAACCATCTCGACGTCGAGAACATCGAGGCGCTCGAGGATGCGCTCGAGGAATACGACGGCTCGGTGCTCCTGGTGAGTCACGACCGCGCATTTCTCCGCGAGGTGGCGACGCGGGTCTGGGCGTTCGACGGTACGCATGTCCGAGACTTTGACGGCCCGTTCGTCGAATGGGAAGCGGATCGCGTGCGTCGTGCGGCGAAGGCCTAG
- a CDS encoding LpqB family beta-propeller domain-containing protein → MFTPRMLSLPALVLLAASSAAQSKLTIDQLIAIKHPSSHQWTPDGSHVWFTYDSAGINNVWVAPANGSSPARPLTTYADGQSGNGGFWSSDGRTFFFQRDGGLVAVSVTGGAPHTAWASAAHAHGFSLSPDGTRIAFVTGAANGGDLIVHTLATNTDQTIAHADSTLGAPSWSPDGANLIYSVGGRAAEPIPHYASPPEIGPKLIFVASEFARGGGGGTTFTVPASGGTPQRITGRGGFGRGGNVIDATHTLSTRVSNGGLTRTTESIDANGGPPIILHVDTAEKFFSSVNTTNNAISPDHRWLLYTSDVTGWDQIYVVPTAGGTPVQITKTPGEHWRAVWSHDSKHIAWDANTAEKPGTREIQFATIGDNPANATIVTVTSGSGTNTAPQWSPDDARLLFQHTDAQNSADLYVAGAVANARVTRLTSSMPGSIDKSRLVAPTLIHYPGPDGKPVPAWLFVPKNFDRTKKHAAVVWIHPDGVNQNYDGWHTDRNEAVYYEFHQYLLQQGYVVIAPDYRGSIGYGRQWRNDVYMDVGGNDAKDARMAATYLKSLGYVDPDRIGVWGLSYGGFFTLLAITQEPTWFRAAVDVAGVADYKLYYDDPYHGGWTTSRIGTPDEHPDVYAKAAPMSHVDQLQHPLLILHGTADVNVPFIHSVLLVDHLLKAGKGDLTSFMVYPGEYHYFDRGFVVRDAWHRVDAFFSKNLRPDVVQ, encoded by the coding sequence ATGTTCACTCCCCGAATGCTGTCGCTGCCGGCGCTGGTGCTCCTTGCCGCGAGCTCCGCCGCGCAATCGAAGCTGACCATCGATCAGCTCATCGCGATCAAACACCCCTCGAGTCACCAGTGGACGCCCGACGGCAGCCACGTCTGGTTCACCTATGACAGCGCCGGCATCAACAACGTCTGGGTGGCGCCCGCGAACGGCTCGAGCCCGGCGAGGCCGCTGACCACTTACGCCGACGGCCAGAGTGGCAATGGCGGATTTTGGAGCAGCGATGGTCGCACGTTCTTTTTTCAGCGCGACGGGGGGCTCGTTGCCGTCTCGGTAACGGGTGGCGCACCGCACACCGCGTGGGCCTCGGCCGCACACGCGCACGGGTTCTCGCTGTCGCCCGATGGGACGCGCATCGCGTTCGTGACCGGAGCCGCAAACGGCGGCGATCTCATCGTTCATACGCTCGCGACCAACACCGACCAGACGATCGCGCACGCGGACAGCACCCTCGGCGCGCCGTCGTGGTCGCCCGACGGCGCGAATCTCATCTACTCCGTCGGTGGGCGCGCCGCCGAGCCGATTCCGCACTATGCATCGCCGCCGGAGATCGGACCGAAGCTCATTTTCGTCGCGTCGGAGTTCGCTCGCGGTGGCGGCGGCGGTACGACGTTCACGGTGCCCGCGAGCGGTGGAACACCCCAACGCATTACCGGGCGCGGTGGCTTTGGCCGCGGCGGAAACGTGATCGACGCGACGCACACACTCTCGACGCGCGTCTCGAACGGCGGATTGACGCGCACGACCGAGTCCATCGATGCGAACGGCGGACCGCCGATCATTCTCCACGTCGACACGGCCGAGAAGTTTTTCAGTTCTGTCAACACCACGAACAACGCGATCTCTCCCGATCACCGATGGCTGCTCTACACGAGCGACGTCACCGGCTGGGATCAGATCTACGTCGTCCCGACGGCCGGTGGCACGCCGGTGCAGATCACGAAGACGCCGGGCGAACACTGGCGCGCCGTGTGGTCGCACGACAGCAAGCACATCGCGTGGGACGCGAACACGGCCGAGAAGCCGGGCACGCGTGAGATTCAGTTTGCGACGATCGGCGACAATCCCGCGAACGCAACCATCGTCACTGTCACGTCGGGAAGCGGCACGAACACGGCGCCGCAGTGGTCGCCCGACGACGCGCGGCTGCTCTTCCAGCACACTGACGCTCAGAACTCGGCGGATCTCTACGTCGCCGGCGCGGTCGCGAACGCCAGGGTGACGCGGCTGACGTCCTCGATGCCGGGGAGCATCGACAAGTCGCGGCTCGTCGCGCCGACGCTCATTCACTATCCGGGTCCGGACGGGAAGCCGGTACCCGCGTGGCTCTTCGTGCCGAAGAACTTTGACCGCACCAAGAAGCACGCGGCAGTCGTCTGGATTCATCCCGACGGCGTGAATCAGAACTACGACGGCTGGCACACGGACCGCAACGAAGCCGTCTATTATGAGTTTCATCAATATCTGCTGCAGCAGGGCTATGTCGTCATCGCGCCCGACTACCGCGGCAGTATCGGATATGGCCGGCAGTGGCGCAACGACGTGTACATGGACGTCGGCGGCAACGATGCGAAGGACGCGCGCATGGCGGCGACGTATCTCAAATCGCTCGGCTACGTCGATCCGGATCGCATCGGCGTCTGGGGGCTGAGCTACGGCGGGTTCTTCACGCTCCTCGCCATCACGCAGGAACCAACGTGGTTTCGCGCGGCGGTCGACGTCGCCGGCGTCGCGGATTACAAGCTCTATTATGATGATCCCTATCACGGCGGCTGGACGACGAGCCGCATCGGCACGCCGGACGAGCATCCGGACGTGTATGCCAAGGCAGCGCCGATGTCACACGTCGATCAACTTCAGCATCCGTTGTTGATCCTGCACGGGACCGCGGACGTCAACGTGCCGTTCATTCACTCGGTGCTGCTCGTGGATCACCTGCTCAAGGCGGGGAAGGGCGATCTGACAAGCTTCATGGTGTATCCCGGCGAGTATCACTACTTCGACCGCGGCTTCGTGGTGCGCGACGCGTGGCATCGCGTGGATGCGTTCTTTTCGAAGAACTTGCGGCCGGACGTCGTCCAGTGA
- a CDS encoding RNA polymerase sigma factor — MSDEPSSDAELLAAASRGDGVAFGVLVRRYVRAATLLAAQLLGDSDDAEDIVQEAFTVVHREAPAYDASRPFGPWLFGIVRRLASNRRARDARRSRLLRLWWVHPDSPSTTLRGDEAIVARIDAEAAVRAVAELPPMQRACFELVATRGLSASEVAAMHGIAESTVRQHVFRARAALRAALGEDTRYD, encoded by the coding sequence GTGAGTGATGAACCATCGTCCGACGCCGAGCTACTCGCCGCCGCCTCTCGAGGCGACGGCGTGGCGTTCGGCGTGCTCGTGCGCCGATACGTCCGCGCCGCAACGCTTCTCGCCGCGCAACTCCTCGGCGATTCTGACGACGCCGAGGACATCGTGCAGGAGGCATTCACCGTCGTACACCGCGAAGCGCCCGCGTACGACGCATCACGGCCGTTCGGGCCGTGGCTGTTCGGCATCGTACGACGGCTGGCGTCCAACCGCCGCGCGCGAGACGCACGACGGAGTCGCCTGCTGCGGTTGTGGTGGGTGCATCCGGATTCACCGAGCACCACGCTCCGAGGCGACGAGGCCATCGTTGCGCGAATCGATGCCGAAGCCGCGGTGCGCGCCGTCGCGGAACTTCCGCCGATGCAACGTGCGTGCTTCGAGCTCGTCGCGACCCGCGGGTTGTCGGCGAGCGAGGTAGCCGCAATGCATGGAATCGCCGAATCGACCGTGCGGCAGCATGTCTTCCGCGCTCGCGCGGCGCTGCGTGCTGCACTCGGCGAGGACACGCGATATGATTGA
- a CDS encoding DUF4386 domain-containing protein, with amino-acid sequence MPSMTPNLPMAPRTRARAAGLFYLANIVTIFAAIFLFKGFAVPGDALATASNIGTHLGRYRLAFASQVMSTATSIGLAALLYGVFKPVDPGMSLMATLFRVLACALAAVGYVFQLAPLVVTVTPPAGLTPAETQAIVQMLAGFQRHTRNVSIAFFGCQFIVLAYLIARSKFLPRLLSVLLGVAGVGGLLFTAAPVSPALLIYFAPVGLAGELSLPLWLAARGVDAGRWREQARLAASIDVS; translated from the coding sequence ATGCCGAGCATGACGCCGAACCTGCCGATGGCTCCGCGCACCCGTGCGCGAGCCGCCGGTCTCTTTTACTTGGCGAACATCGTCACCATCTTCGCCGCCATCTTTCTGTTCAAAGGCTTTGCCGTGCCAGGCGACGCGCTGGCCACCGCGAGTAACATCGGCACGCATCTCGGCCGATACCGGCTGGCGTTCGCGTCGCAGGTGATGTCGACCGCAACGTCCATCGGTTTGGCAGCCCTGCTCTATGGTGTGTTCAAGCCCGTCGATCCCGGCATGTCGTTGATGGCAACGTTGTTTCGAGTGCTCGCGTGTGCACTCGCGGCCGTGGGTTACGTGTTTCAACTTGCGCCGCTCGTCGTGACGGTGACGCCACCGGCCGGACTTACACCAGCCGAGACGCAGGCGATCGTGCAGATGCTCGCCGGATTTCAGCGCCACACACGAAACGTCAGCATCGCCTTCTTCGGTTGTCAGTTTATCGTGCTCGCCTACCTGATCGCACGCTCGAAGTTCCTGCCGCGCCTGTTATCCGTGTTGCTCGGCGTTGCGGGCGTCGGTGGTTTGCTCTTCACCGCGGCGCCCGTTTCACCGGCGCTCCTGATCTACTTCGCTCCGGTTGGTCTCGCCGGCGAGCTGTCGCTGCCGCTCTGGCTCGCGGCAAGAGGCGTCGATGCCGGTCGCTGGCGAGAGCAAGCTCGCCTGGCGGCGTCGATCGATGTTTCGTGA